One window from the genome of Breoghania sp. L-A4 encodes:
- a CDS encoding LysR family transcriptional regulator: MSNKFDLNDLRTFSALARGAGYRAVADDVGMSASALSRSISRLEDRLGTRLFDRDTRNVSLTPQGEMLLRLAERVLNTAATASLEFDAYLAARRGRVTIAGLPSVTAGLLPPLVARFMEVHPDVDLQIKDALSDSVIRAVEQGEADLGFTAGAVDPSDRISFRTVLTDRFLAIGAPGGALAEERSYTWEELVNLPFVAMATGTSVRALTDAACSQEGLPLRPRFEVAHLATAGAFVSQGLGVTALPTLTLPVLGAGKLIYRPLLKPQLVRRVGVIWRTGHALSPAARAFLDLVRRTAPGTEAVDPSGAGPLAGG; encoded by the coding sequence ATGAGCAACAAATTCGATCTCAACGACCTCAGGACCTTCTCGGCGCTGGCCCGCGGCGCAGGGTATCGCGCCGTGGCGGACGACGTGGGGATGTCGGCGTCCGCCCTCAGCCGCTCAATCTCCCGGCTGGAGGACCGGCTGGGCACGCGCCTGTTCGATCGCGACACACGAAACGTCTCGCTGACTCCACAAGGCGAGATGCTGCTTCGGCTGGCCGAACGTGTCTTGAACACGGCTGCGACCGCCAGTCTGGAGTTCGATGCGTATCTCGCCGCGCGCCGGGGACGCGTGACGATCGCGGGCCTGCCCTCGGTCACCGCGGGTCTGCTGCCGCCACTGGTCGCGCGGTTCATGGAAGTCCATCCAGACGTCGACCTGCAGATCAAGGACGCGCTTTCAGACAGCGTGATCCGCGCCGTGGAGCAGGGCGAGGCCGATCTGGGCTTCACCGCGGGCGCGGTCGATCCCTCGGACCGGATCTCGTTCCGGACCGTGTTGACCGATCGGTTCCTGGCCATCGGGGCGCCCGGCGGCGCGCTTGCCGAGGAGCGCAGCTACACCTGGGAGGAATTGGTGAATCTGCCCTTCGTCGCCATGGCGACAGGGACCAGCGTGCGCGCCCTGACCGACGCGGCGTGCTCGCAGGAGGGCCTGCCGCTGCGGCCACGCTTTGAGGTAGCGCATCTCGCAACCGCCGGCGCCTTCGTCTCGCAAGGCCTCGGCGTGACGGCGCTGCCGACGCTGACGCTGCCGGTTCTCGGGGCGGGCAAGCTCATCTACCGCCCGCTCCTCAAGCCGCAACTCGTCCGTCGCGTTGGCGTTATCTGGCGCACCGGCCACGCCCTGTCTCCGGCCGCCCGCGCCTTTCTCGATCTGGTGAGGAGAACGGCGCCGGGTACAGAAGCCGTCGACCCGTCCGGCGCGGGGCCTCTGGCAGGCGGTTGA
- a CDS encoding TAXI family TRAP transporter solute-binding subunit, protein MRFSHLVLAGAFALCQALPASAQQRLLIGSTSASSSHYGYFVAVAKLINEKAEGLETSVAETGATLDNLRRIERKQIDLGLVTTNVAQHAVAGTNKFDGHPMKLGMLWVYTGAPQNVIVRADAEVKNLAGLKGVRFNPGIKGSATESTTEAVFKALGVSAEYVRGSTTDVVDMIKDGRVAGYVKSGAGNKLDGSTLDIATFTPIRVLGLNDAQKAILADTMPDISVVDLPEGAADGIPAYSTWSFGVGVAASPDLSEDAAYKIVKAVMEDKDVQGAAMASVKGVDLAKLTLQYATIPLHPGAARWFKENGHEIPARLQPMN, encoded by the coding sequence ATGCGTTTTTCACACCTCGTCCTGGCGGGCGCCTTCGCGCTCTGCCAAGCCCTGCCGGCCAGCGCCCAGCAGCGGCTTCTCATCGGCTCCACGTCTGCCTCGTCGAGCCACTACGGCTATTTCGTCGCCGTGGCCAAGCTGATCAATGAAAAGGCCGAAGGCCTCGAGACGTCGGTCGCGGAGACCGGCGCCACGCTTGACAATCTGCGCCGCATCGAGCGGAAGCAGATCGACCTCGGCCTTGTCACCACCAACGTCGCCCAGCACGCGGTCGCCGGCACCAACAAGTTTGACGGTCATCCGATGAAACTGGGCATGCTGTGGGTCTATACCGGCGCGCCTCAGAACGTGATCGTACGGGCCGATGCCGAGGTGAAGAACCTTGCAGGATTGAAGGGCGTCCGGTTCAATCCGGGCATCAAGGGATCGGCCACGGAGAGCACGACCGAAGCCGTGTTCAAGGCGCTCGGAGTGTCCGCTGAATATGTGCGTGGCTCCACCACGGACGTCGTGGACATGATCAAGGACGGCCGTGTGGCCGGATACGTGAAGTCGGGCGCCGGCAACAAGCTTGACGGTTCCACGCTCGATATCGCCACCTTCACCCCGATCCGGGTGCTCGGTCTGAACGACGCGCAGAAGGCGATACTCGCCGACACGATGCCTGACATCTCGGTCGTCGATCTTCCCGAAGGCGCCGCCGACGGCATTCCGGCCTATTCGACCTGGAGCTTCGGTGTCGGCGTTGCCGCGAGCCCTGATCTGTCCGAGGATGCAGCCTACAAGATCGTCAAGGCGGTGATGGAGGACAAGGACGTCCAGGGCGCGGCGATGGCCTCCGTGAAGGGCGTCGATCTTGCGAAGCTGACCCTTCAGTACGCGACCATTCCGCTGCACCCGGGTGCCGCCAGGTGGTTCAAGGAAAACGGCCATGAGATCCCGGCCCGTCTTCAGCCGATGAACTGA